In Prunus dulcis chromosome 1, ALMONDv2, whole genome shotgun sequence, the following are encoded in one genomic region:
- the LOC117615381 gene encoding zinc finger BED domain-containing protein RICESLEEPER 1-like — MCVETEKIECKGLVVMDVPTRWNSTYLMLDAALKFRKAFDRMGDDPDSSYLMYFKEDEGDDKRIEGIEGSGKGKGKSKTNKRVGPPSDEDWEKAVTFVMFLKTYDVTLKISASLHPTSHSTFHDLLAIDGEIRELYRYDVTIPIEERTTMDTLLNDMAASMKKKYDKYWGELHKVNPFLMIGVVIDPRFKLHNLKHIFEEIFENDPTCDRLVAQKTNEVKQLLMNMYEVYKPSSNNMGATSTTNESGGSTNNETDSSLVFGGRKRKTMMEKWKKIQQESENVVITHEVDRYLLDPLESIDEEFDILGWWRINGLKYPTLASIAKDVLAIPTSTIASESCFSTSGRVIDSFRSSLSPRMVEALICSQN, encoded by the coding sequence ATGTGTGTTGAGACGGAAAAAATAGAGTGCAAGGGGTTGGTGGTGATGGATGTGCCCACTAGGTGGAACTCCACTTATTTGATGCTTGATGCGGCATTGAAATTTCGAAAAGCTTTTGATAGAATGGGGGATGATCCCGATTCTTCCTACTTAATGTACTTTAAGGAAGATGAAGGAGATGACAAGAGAATTGAAGGCATTGAAGGAAGTGGGAAAGGGAAGGGAAAGTCTAAGACTAATAAGAGGGTGGGTCCACCTAGTGATGAAGATTGGGAAAAAGCCGTGACATTTGTGATGTTTTTGAAGACCTATGATGTTACTTTGAAAATTTCAGCTTCTTTGCATCCAACATCACACTCAACCTTCCATGACTTGCTTGCCATAGATGGGGAGATTCGGGAGTTGTATAGATATGATGTTACAATTCCTATTGAAGAACGGACAACCATGGATACTCTTTTAAATGATATGGCGGCttcaatgaagaagaaatatgataaatattgGGGTGAACTTCATAAAGTGAACCCATTCTTGATGATAGGAGTTGTGATTGACCCCCGATTCAAGCTTCACAATTTGAAGCACATCtttgaagaaatatttgaaaatgatcCTACTTGTGATAGATTGGTGGCTCAAAAGACAAATGAGGTGAAACAACTTCTTATGAATATGTATGAAGTGTATAAGCCTAGTAGTAACAATATGGGTGCTACTAGTACTACCAATGAGAGTGGTGGTAGTACTAACAATGAAACCGACtcttctttggtttttggagGTCGTAAACGAAAAACCATGATGGaaaagtggaaaaaaattcaacaagagAGTGAGAATGTGGTTATAACACATGAAGTGGATAGGTACTTGTTGGATCCACTTGAATCCATTGATGAGGAGTTTGATATACTAGGGTGGTGGAGAATAAATGGGCTCAAGTATCCTACTTTGGCATCAATTGCAAAGGATGTGCTTGCAATCCCTACTTCCACAATAGCTTCGGAGTCTTGTTTTAGCACAAGTGGGAGAGTGATTGACTCGTTTCGAAGCTCATTGTCTCCTAGGATGGTTGAGGCTTTGATTTGCTCTCAAAATTAG